The following proteins are co-located in the Paenibacillus sp. JNUCC32 genome:
- a CDS encoding BMP family lipoprotein, whose amino-acid sequence MKKGVISLISLALSVTMLAGCGDKPASEPSGGAGGDAPKANFKVGMVTDAGTIDDKSFNQGTYEGIVKANEDFKMEHKYLKPAGQTEADYSKEIVNLYDAGFKFIVTPGFKFETAVFKAQEKYTDAKFVIIDGSPRPTADADPVVKENTVSIFFAEQESGFLAGVATALHVKDGQAGFIGGMEIPPVQKFNWGFQQGVAYANENLGTKLVINKENVVYQGTFDDTAAGSQLAAQMYDRGVNVIFAAAGGVGVGAINEAKTRVQQGSEVWIVGVDVDQYQDGVYEGDKSVVLTSAVKKIDHAAYDMIKAEIEGKFPGGQTLTLDATNDGVGLPENNPNLSEDVLKQVDEVFGKIKAGEIKVAAEQGELIK is encoded by the coding sequence ATGAAAAAAGGGGTCATATCTTTAATCAGTTTGGCGTTATCTGTCACAATGCTGGCAGGCTGCGGCGACAAACCGGCGTCAGAGCCAAGCGGCGGCGCAGGCGGCGACGCACCTAAGGCAAACTTCAAGGTAGGGATGGTTACGGATGCGGGAACCATCGATGACAAGTCGTTTAACCAAGGCACATACGAAGGTATCGTGAAGGCGAACGAGGACTTCAAAATGGAGCATAAATACCTGAAGCCAGCTGGACAGACAGAGGCTGACTATTCGAAGGAAATTGTAAACCTTTACGATGCCGGATTTAAATTCATCGTAACGCCAGGCTTCAAATTCGAGACAGCTGTGTTTAAAGCACAGGAAAAGTACACAGACGCTAAATTCGTTATTATCGATGGATCACCACGCCCTACAGCTGACGCCGATCCAGTCGTTAAGGAAAATACCGTATCCATCTTCTTCGCAGAGCAGGAGTCCGGCTTCCTGGCTGGCGTAGCAACAGCGCTTCATGTGAAGGATGGACAAGCAGGCTTTATCGGCGGCATGGAAATTCCGCCTGTACAGAAGTTCAACTGGGGCTTTCAGCAGGGTGTAGCTTATGCTAACGAGAATCTCGGTACGAAACTGGTGATTAACAAAGAAAACGTTGTATACCAAGGAACCTTTGACGACACTGCAGCAGGCAGCCAATTGGCGGCACAGATGTATGACCGCGGCGTAAATGTTATTTTTGCAGCAGCAGGCGGCGTTGGCGTCGGAGCTATTAACGAAGCGAAGACTCGTGTGCAGCAGGGATCCGAAGTTTGGATCGTCGGCGTCGACGTTGACCAGTATCAAGACGGCGTTTACGAAGGCGACAAGTCGGTTGTCCTGACTTCGGCTGTCAAGAAAATCGACCATGCGGCTTACGATATGATCAAAGCTGAAATAGAAGGCAAATTCCCGGGCGGACAGACGCTTACTCTGGATGCGACCAATGATGGCGTCGGACTTCCTGAGAATAACCCGAACTTGAGCGAGGACGTTCTGAAGCAAGTAGACGAAGTGTTTGGGAAGATTAAAGCCGGCGAAATTAAAGTAGCCGCAGAGCAAGGCGAATTGATTAAATAA
- a CDS encoding extracellular solute-binding protein — protein sequence MKRLLSIALVLLIALVAIAGCSGKNEGEGKMPGPSGQTGDSAGDDAKLEEVTLKIMIPGDRPSDMDLVIAEAEKRMKDTINVKLDVVFVPWSDLAQKTQVTLASGENIDLIFDAPWLHINQMIANGFYEPLDDLLAQYGQTVLEKRPQQMWDYNKYGGKIMAVPLGVSYMSGNSYMVRKDIREKLGVPPIKTYEELIAFAYKVKEQEKGIIPMSAGSATYSFVAHHALNDYETHVRPTHALGNSLMLYYKNNDGKVYNLLEDREPIGTWLANTHKWFKDGLIFKDILTTKDFHQPISAGKVAIVTNGAFGIGDSLKNTFKNNVPGGELETVTFFNPEKGANLTNFKQWNFLAVPKVSKNKERAIMFLNWANEKENYDLLSYGIEGKHWEAVGEDKMKNLDTSGYSAFGYVWLWNPVDERSVVGGDPQNDEMDAVLRDADMFTTDILAGFEFDSTPVQNEVSQYNTVDGQYYTALFNGVIDPEDTLKKFEAEAGPALHKIQQELQKQIDEFLAAKAE from the coding sequence ATGAAAAGATTATTGTCCATCGCGCTTGTGTTATTGATCGCGCTCGTCGCGATTGCGGGTTGTTCGGGCAAGAACGAAGGGGAAGGGAAGATGCCCGGACCGTCGGGTCAAACCGGAGACAGCGCCGGCGATGACGCCAAACTTGAAGAGGTGACGCTGAAAATCATGATTCCCGGCGATCGGCCGTCGGATATGGATTTGGTCATCGCCGAGGCAGAAAAGCGGATGAAGGATACGATCAACGTCAAACTCGACGTCGTCTTCGTACCCTGGTCCGATCTGGCGCAAAAGACACAGGTAACGCTTGCTTCCGGCGAAAACATCGATCTCATCTTCGATGCGCCATGGCTGCACATCAATCAGATGATTGCAAACGGATTCTATGAACCGCTGGATGACCTGTTGGCCCAGTACGGCCAAACGGTGCTGGAGAAACGGCCGCAGCAAATGTGGGACTACAACAAATACGGCGGCAAAATTATGGCCGTTCCGCTCGGCGTCAGCTACATGTCCGGCAATTCGTACATGGTGCGTAAAGACATTCGCGAGAAGCTGGGCGTACCGCCGATCAAGACATATGAAGAATTGATCGCTTTCGCATACAAGGTAAAGGAGCAAGAGAAAGGCATTATCCCGATGAGCGCAGGCTCCGCCACTTATTCATTTGTCGCTCACCATGCGCTGAACGATTACGAAACCCATGTCAGACCGACCCACGCCCTGGGCAACAGCCTGATGCTCTACTACAAGAACAATGACGGCAAAGTTTACAATTTGCTGGAGGATCGGGAGCCGATCGGAACGTGGCTGGCGAACACCCACAAATGGTTTAAAGACGGACTGATCTTCAAGGACATTTTGACGACAAAAGATTTTCACCAGCCGATTTCGGCAGGCAAAGTAGCAATCGTCACAAACGGCGCGTTCGGCATCGGCGATTCCCTCAAGAACACGTTCAAGAACAACGTACCGGGAGGCGAGCTGGAAACGGTCACCTTCTTTAACCCGGAAAAAGGCGCGAATTTGACCAATTTTAAACAGTGGAATTTCCTCGCTGTTCCGAAGGTGAGCAAGAACAAGGAGCGGGCGATTATGTTCCTGAACTGGGCGAATGAGAAGGAAAACTACGACCTGCTCTCTTATGGAATCGAAGGAAAGCACTGGGAAGCGGTAGGAGAAGACAAAATGAAAAACCTGGATACATCCGGCTATTCTGCATTCGGCTATGTTTGGCTATGGAATCCGGTCGATGAGCGCAGTGTTGTAGGCGGCGATCCGCAGAATGATGAAATGGATGCCGTGCTTCGCGATGCCGACATGTTCACCACCGACATTTTGGCCGGCTTCGAATTTGACAGTACTCCGGTGCAGAACGAAGTTAGCCAGTACAATACAGTCGACGGGCAATACTACACGGCGTTGTTTAACGGGGTTATTGATCCGGAGGACACATTGAAGAAATTCGAAGCGGAAGCCGGTCCCGCCCTCCACAAGATTCAGCAGGAGCTGCAAAAGCAAATTGACGAGTTTCTGGCGGCGAAGGCGGAATAA
- a CDS encoding DUF4855 domain-containing protein: protein MNLNKKWLSGLMAAVLLLTPLSAVQAKSLDPDVTVLQAAGADQMEAGNDSGNPQVDLDQLTDAGEPAAEQVPQAIGENQAAVSSAVQETQFRNLAAGLPYEWSEAPEASHPDDGYKLTDGKYGALDMNDPAWVGHLRGKAREVVFDLGEEKSIGKITANFFQDFPTNSILVPLSVSMYVSDDKENWGLLSHNATQLLWGEGPPRQETFEWDGSRDGIKGGNTDGKLAYARYVKVTFYMHPTQREYIDEIEIMGMDGKIEGAVKVPAEQPRFLEPGEATAGIRNLNLFYNGQYANGLGDWNKERIIPNISYVNKDGEPVDWLYDGVLYLGIASPAGRDFGQGQTNLDDWKWYLDKTFAATGDMQQLNEAAKEVGAKLKQPDHQVKVVLMIPNPGESLTNFGDIDGSGSLNFNDSVVGKEKASENRGKAVQWWLDQTRQRWQAANYSNLELVGMYWMPEQIDISESGPDIARMVSDKVHAMNMKVFWIPHSYAYKMFMWKDVGFDAAALQPNYFFGGMDSDRLDDATDTAKRYGMGNEVEFDDGMLTDPVLRQRFVEYLDSGVRSGLMQNGFRAHYQGNNAVYNLGVSKDPSLRLMYDWLYQYLNGTYAIDSSPAPETMAEVVQRYVASNEIKPAFGNDLTYRLQTIKLLLDDNKPKEAVTYMQDFLAHIHDPAVQAQGLISVPAATVLDSYARVLIHTWSDEGGLSNLVLGQSYTISQQPNSNYPDSGNELTDGRFGGADYRTEQWQAHAGSDYPDERSRTITFDLGGNKSIGAIRAHFLQDQGPGIYFPQNVTFSVSSDGESWSTLATVTPPPAQDAASAEFVGWSGITDGVPGESGADKVSARYVKVEFPVNVWVFLDEIEVLGVDGHAGGGTTIDGARAMVDAAAKKLTIDGLVVNGSQSQVNLKILDSKGKVRYEGQTTSTETGSFQFTIKLTGNLKGTCDAYLSMEGMSAPVKISFEYNKKD, encoded by the coding sequence ATGAATTTGAATAAAAAATGGTTATCAGGATTAATGGCAGCCGTATTACTACTGACTCCGCTCTCAGCGGTTCAGGCGAAATCGCTTGATCCGGATGTGACTGTCCTGCAGGCAGCAGGTGCAGACCAGATGGAAGCAGGGAATGATTCGGGTAATCCACAGGTCGATCTAGATCAATTGACGGATGCTGGTGAACCGGCAGCGGAACAGGTACCACAAGCAATAGGCGAAAATCAAGCGGCAGTATCTTCGGCTGTGCAGGAGACGCAATTCCGCAATCTCGCGGCAGGTCTTCCGTATGAATGGTCTGAAGCTCCGGAAGCTTCGCATCCCGATGACGGATACAAGCTTACGGACGGAAAATACGGCGCATTGGATATGAACGACCCGGCATGGGTAGGACATCTGCGCGGAAAGGCTCGCGAAGTTGTGTTCGATCTCGGTGAGGAAAAGTCAATTGGAAAGATCACGGCTAATTTCTTTCAAGATTTTCCTACGAATTCGATTCTCGTGCCGCTGTCGGTATCGATGTATGTCTCCGACGATAAGGAAAATTGGGGGCTGCTTTCCCATAACGCTACGCAGCTTCTGTGGGGAGAAGGACCGCCCAGACAGGAGACCTTTGAATGGGATGGCAGCCGGGATGGAATCAAGGGCGGGAATACGGATGGCAAGCTGGCTTATGCCCGTTATGTGAAGGTGACCTTTTATATGCATCCTACACAGCGGGAATATATTGACGAAATCGAAATTATGGGTATGGACGGCAAGATTGAAGGGGCGGTAAAGGTTCCTGCCGAGCAGCCTCGTTTTTTGGAGCCGGGGGAAGCTACGGCCGGGATCCGGAATCTGAATCTGTTTTATAACGGACAATATGCGAATGGTTTGGGCGATTGGAACAAGGAACGGATTATCCCAAATATCAGTTATGTAAATAAAGACGGCGAGCCGGTCGATTGGCTCTATGACGGCGTTCTATATCTCGGGATTGCTTCGCCTGCCGGCCGCGATTTCGGTCAGGGACAAACGAACCTGGACGATTGGAAATGGTATTTGGATAAAACATTTGCAGCTACGGGCGATATGCAGCAGTTGAATGAGGCTGCCAAGGAAGTTGGGGCCAAGCTGAAACAGCCCGATCATCAAGTCAAGGTTGTGTTAATGATTCCGAATCCAGGGGAATCCTTAACCAATTTTGGCGACATTGACGGCAGCGGCTCCTTAAATTTCAACGACTCCGTCGTAGGCAAAGAAAAAGCGTCTGAAAACAGAGGAAAAGCGGTGCAGTGGTGGCTGGACCAGACCCGGCAAAGATGGCAGGCTGCCAACTACTCGAATCTTGAGCTTGTCGGCATGTACTGGATGCCGGAACAAATCGACATATCCGAATCGGGACCGGACATAGCTCGCATGGTGTCGGATAAAGTGCACGCCATGAACATGAAGGTTTTCTGGATTCCACACTCCTATGCTTACAAAATGTTTATGTGGAAAGACGTAGGGTTCGATGCCGCGGCGCTTCAGCCTAACTATTTCTTCGGCGGAATGGATTCCGACCGTCTGGACGATGCTACGGATACTGCAAAGCGATACGGAATGGGGAACGAAGTTGAATTTGATGACGGAATGCTGACAGATCCCGTACTTCGTCAGCGTTTTGTCGAATACTTGGACAGCGGCGTTAGATCCGGTCTGATGCAAAATGGCTTCAGAGCTCACTATCAAGGTAATAATGCAGTATACAACTTAGGGGTAAGCAAGGATCCAAGTTTGCGTTTAATGTATGACTGGCTGTACCAGTATTTGAACGGAACGTACGCCATCGATAGCAGCCCGGCGCCGGAGACGATGGCGGAGGTTGTACAGCGTTATGTCGCATCGAACGAAATCAAGCCGGCTTTTGGTAATGATTTGACGTATCGATTGCAGACCATCAAACTTCTTCTGGACGATAACAAGCCGAAGGAAGCCGTGACGTATATGCAGGATTTTCTCGCGCACATTCACGACCCGGCCGTCCAAGCGCAAGGGTTGATTTCGGTCCCGGCCGCAACGGTGCTTGATTCCTACGCCCGAGTTCTCATTCATACCTGGTCTGACGAAGGGGGACTCAGCAATCTGGTTCTTGGCCAAAGCTATACAATTTCACAGCAGCCTAACAGCAACTATCCCGATTCCGGGAACGAACTTACGGACGGCCGATTCGGCGGGGCGGATTACCGCACCGAGCAGTGGCAGGCCCATGCGGGAAGCGACTACCCTGACGAACGAAGCCGCACCATCACATTTGATTTGGGCGGCAACAAATCGATCGGGGCCATTAGAGCCCATTTTCTTCAGGATCAAGGACCCGGCATCTATTTCCCTCAGAACGTCACTTTTTCCGTTTCATCTGACGGCGAGTCCTGGAGCACGCTGGCAACCGTTACTCCGCCACCGGCACAGGATGCTGCCTCGGCCGAGTTCGTGGGTTGGAGCGGGATAACAGACGGTGTGCCGGGGGAATCGGGAGCCGATAAAGTGTCTGCCCGCTACGTTAAAGTGGAATTCCCGGTCAACGTCTGGGTCTTCCTTGATGAAATCGAAGTTCTCGGCGTTGACGGCCATGCGGGGGGTGGCACTACAATCGACGGCGCAAGAGCCATGGTGGATGCCGCTGCGAAGAAATTGACGATCGACGGTCTGGTCGTGAACGGCAGCCAGTCCCAAGTGAATTTGAAAATACTCGATTCGAAAGGGAAAGTTCGGTACGAAGGCCAGACGACCAGTACGGAAACGGGAAGTTTCCAATTCACGATCAAGCTTACCGGCAATTTAAAGGGAACCTGCGACGCCTATCTCTCTATGGAAGGAATGTCGGCTCCCGTTAAGATTTCATTCGAGTACAATAAAAAGGACTGA
- a CDS encoding SPFH domain-containing protein, giving the protein MGFFKNQFSNVVEWEEFRDDMIFWKWRNREIKKGSKLVIRSGQDAIFINNGKIEGIFEDEGVYNIDSDIIPFLSTLKGFKFGFNSGMRVEVLFVNTKEFTVRWGTQNPVLIPTPQLPGGMPIRANGTLNFKVNDYVTLIDKIAGIKESYLVEDVKIRISSVLDQLLMKWISREGKDMFNLQANASDIARGIREDLDMEVMDNGMTITGFQVMSFNYPKEIQDMITKTASHEMIGNLQKYQQVSMTDGIASGKVKGGGAASDMAGMMMGMNMANEMMKNMNQNQGQHNPNQSQQSPAAKEQSAQAASSSSEGNKKPNFCPNCGAKNEGANFCPNCGHKLG; this is encoded by the coding sequence ATGGGATTTTTCAAGAACCAATTCTCCAACGTAGTGGAATGGGAAGAGTTTAGAGATGACATGATTTTCTGGAAATGGCGCAACCGGGAGATCAAAAAAGGAAGCAAGCTGGTCATTCGCTCCGGTCAGGATGCGATATTCATCAATAACGGCAAAATCGAAGGGATTTTCGAGGATGAAGGCGTATATAATATCGATTCGGATATCATCCCGTTCCTTTCTACCCTAAAGGGATTTAAATTCGGCTTTAACAGCGGCATGCGCGTGGAAGTGCTGTTCGTGAACACCAAGGAATTCACCGTTCGATGGGGTACGCAGAATCCGGTTCTGATCCCGACGCCGCAGCTGCCGGGCGGCATGCCGATCCGTGCCAACGGCACGTTAAATTTTAAAGTGAACGATTACGTAACGCTGATCGACAAGATTGCCGGGATCAAAGAAAGCTACCTTGTGGAGGACGTGAAAATCCGGATCAGTTCGGTGCTCGATCAATTGTTGATGAAGTGGATCAGCCGCGAAGGCAAGGATATGTTCAATCTGCAGGCGAACGCTTCGGACATCGCCAGAGGGATTCGGGAAGACCTCGACATGGAAGTGATGGACAACGGGATGACGATTACCGGCTTCCAGGTGATGAGCTTCAATTATCCGAAGGAAATTCAGGACATGATCACGAAGACGGCCTCCCATGAAATGATCGGCAATCTGCAAAAGTACCAGCAGGTCAGCATGACGGACGGGATCGCGTCCGGCAAGGTGAAAGGCGGCGGTGCGGCTTCGGATATGGCAGGCATGATGATGGGGATGAACATGGCCAATGAAATGATGAAAAATATGAATCAGAACCAGGGCCAACACAATCCGAATCAAAGCCAGCAGTCTCCGGCCGCGAAGGAGCAATCCGCCCAAGCAGCCTCGTCCTCTTCCGAAGGAAACAAGAAGCCCAATTTCTGCCCGAACTGCGGCGCGAAGAACGAAGGGGCGAACTTCTGTCCGAATTGTGGTCATAAGCTGGGTTGA
- a CDS encoding AraC family transcriptional regulator, producing MFRSTSWRIFVISGIFFAMTIIPFSLFLANRFSHFAYSQMGTFNQDRIDEMAERVEYILAKLKWYSLTMYEDHSVQNWMYASADNLLQNASTMGVLSKYLSHEPYIETAYLFSIRKREVIDAKAGLLSFEEFADQAMLQRIERTPGNFLRYFDHRIGNQSYLALQLPSTPVQKNRDGYLVVLFDKKELQKHLISGDERADTLLSIVDDRGRLILGEGDGRLEETIDNIQTGQKRGSFEMNSAGGKAFVNYARMGSPEWTIISVTEMKQFREKAGAFKTVIIVCSLLLLVALLLVAYWNSRRFVGPFRRLADQLQRKLGVKGENDYGVIEQGVVMLRDHYPLIKTEYLRQWLLQGRLSDGARAAIARESCLLDYGWLRLAVIKIDSYYEISERYDFFSRKLLKYAIGNIAEELLGTSERPIEVVDFGTDHLVVLVGTASSLPDPELTQELKELSRQVSRYVKLDVTIAESEARRVHDDLRKVYDDMNELTLFKFVSGDDKIYVEQDFERYADLQAPIDSAVHESLIQTIRSGKEEKVLAMLDEVFTRLQTMKYTECQFQLKLLLFAIVKSFSKVMSIQSVEGIERHLRQFATLTEVREWLKEETGRMIRQLSDQKGFNRKEKLIGEIIEYVRYHTHDPMLSVDDIADHIALSAKYVRQLFHEHYGMPLSNFILNERLGKVKELLEQTSMQITEIAEQSGFQTKSHFFTAFKKATGMTPSQYRDSKAGERMERTRQIAGNSVN from the coding sequence ATGTTCAGATCGACATCCTGGCGCATATTTGTGATTAGCGGCATCTTTTTTGCAATGACCATCATACCGTTCTCGTTGTTTCTGGCCAACCGATTTTCCCATTTCGCATACTCGCAGATGGGAACGTTTAATCAGGACCGCATCGATGAAATGGCGGAGCGGGTCGAGTACATCCTGGCCAAGCTGAAATGGTACAGCCTGACCATGTACGAGGATCATTCCGTGCAAAACTGGATGTATGCTTCAGCCGACAATCTGCTGCAAAATGCCAGCACGATGGGGGTGTTATCTAAATATTTATCTCACGAGCCTTATATTGAAACCGCTTACTTATTCAGCATCCGCAAACGTGAGGTGATCGACGCCAAAGCTGGATTACTTTCGTTCGAGGAATTTGCCGATCAGGCGATGCTGCAGCGGATCGAGCGCACTCCCGGGAATTTTCTCCGCTATTTTGATCACCGGATAGGAAACCAATCGTATTTGGCGCTTCAGCTTCCTTCGACACCTGTGCAGAAAAACCGGGACGGGTATCTTGTCGTCCTGTTCGACAAGAAGGAGCTGCAGAAGCATTTGATCTCAGGCGACGAGAGGGCGGATACGCTGCTTTCAATCGTGGATGATCGAGGAAGATTGATTCTGGGCGAAGGGGATGGTCGGCTCGAGGAGACCATCGATAACATCCAGACGGGGCAGAAGCGGGGATCATTCGAGATGAACAGCGCCGGAGGAAAAGCATTCGTCAACTATGCGCGGATGGGATCGCCGGAGTGGACCATTATATCTGTCACTGAAATGAAGCAATTCCGCGAAAAGGCCGGGGCGTTCAAAACAGTCATCATCGTCTGCTCGCTCCTGCTGCTCGTGGCGCTGCTCCTGGTCGCCTATTGGAATTCGCGCCGTTTCGTCGGGCCATTCCGCCGGCTGGCGGATCAACTGCAGCGGAAGCTGGGCGTGAAGGGGGAGAACGATTACGGCGTTATCGAGCAGGGCGTCGTTATGCTTCGCGATCATTATCCGCTGATCAAGACCGAATATTTGCGGCAATGGCTGCTGCAGGGCAGGCTGAGCGACGGCGCCAGAGCGGCGATTGCGCGCGAATCGTGCCTGCTTGACTATGGGTGGCTTCGGTTGGCTGTTATCAAGATCGATTCCTATTATGAGATATCCGAGCGGTATGATTTCTTCTCTCGCAAGCTGCTCAAGTATGCAATCGGCAATATCGCAGAGGAGCTGCTCGGCACATCAGAACGGCCGATCGAGGTGGTCGATTTTGGGACCGACCATCTGGTCGTGCTGGTTGGCACGGCCAGTTCCCTCCCTGATCCCGAGTTGACCCAAGAGCTCAAGGAGCTTAGCCGTCAAGTCAGCCGTTACGTAAAGCTGGACGTGACGATCGCCGAAAGCGAAGCGCGGCGCGTACATGACGATTTACGCAAAGTATACGACGACATGAACGAACTGACATTATTCAAGTTTGTCAGCGGTGATGACAAAATCTACGTCGAACAAGACTTTGAACGGTATGCCGATTTACAGGCGCCGATCGACTCCGCCGTGCATGAAAGCTTGATCCAGACGATTCGAAGCGGCAAAGAGGAGAAGGTGCTGGCCATGCTGGACGAGGTGTTTACGCGCCTGCAGACGATGAAATATACCGAGTGCCAATTCCAACTGAAGCTGCTTCTGTTTGCGATCGTCAAGTCGTTCAGCAAAGTGATGTCTATCCAGAGCGTTGAAGGGATTGAGCGCCATTTGAGGCAGTTCGCCACGCTTACCGAGGTCCGCGAATGGCTGAAGGAAGAGACCGGGCGGATGATCCGGCAGCTTAGCGACCAAAAGGGATTCAATCGCAAGGAAAAGCTGATTGGGGAAATCATCGAGTACGTCCGCTACCATACCCATGACCCGATGCTGTCGGTAGACGATATCGCTGACCATATCGCTTTGTCGGCCAAATACGTCCGGCAGCTGTTTCACGAACATTACGGCATGCCTCTATCGAATTTCATTTTGAACGAGCGGCTCGGGAAGGTTAAGGAGCTGCTGGAGCAGACCAGCATGCAGATCACCGAAATTGCAGAGCAGTCCGGTTTTCAGACGAAAAGCCACTTTTTCACCGCATTTAAAAAAGCCACCGGCATGACGCCGAGCCAATACCGCGACAGCAAGGCGGGCGAGCGGATGGAGCGGACGCGGCAGATAGCCGGGAACTCTGTGAATTAG
- a CDS encoding carbohydrate ABC transporter permease, with amino-acid sequence MRERLFLVLMYAVLGAFALFCFIPFWIVFINSFADESLLQTAGYQLLPSKFSLHAYKFLLSGKQVFLSYGITIIVTIAGTALGVLLTAAYAYTLSHRKVKYRNILSFLTFLTMLFGAGLVGFYMLIANWLQLKDSVWALILPYLLNPFYAFILVSYYRTLPYELNEAATVDGANDLYIFFRIIWPISLPVIATVSLFYALQYWNDWYLSLLFIDNHKMLPLQMMIRQLMSNLNVMAYVSGSQTQYNVVVPTYGMQLAIVCVTIGPIVFVYPFIQRFFIKGLTLGSVKG; translated from the coding sequence GTGAGAGAACGGTTGTTTCTTGTTTTGATGTACGCGGTGCTGGGCGCTTTTGCGCTGTTTTGCTTCATTCCGTTCTGGATTGTGTTCATCAACTCGTTCGCCGACGAATCGCTTCTGCAGACGGCGGGGTACCAGTTGCTGCCGAGCAAATTCAGCCTCCATGCGTACAAATTTTTGCTTTCCGGCAAGCAGGTGTTTCTAAGCTACGGCATTACGATTATCGTGACGATCGCCGGCACGGCGCTGGGCGTACTCTTGACAGCCGCTTATGCGTACACGCTGAGCCACCGGAAAGTGAAGTACCGCAATATTTTATCGTTTCTAACCTTCCTGACGATGCTGTTCGGCGCAGGACTTGTCGGCTTTTACATGCTGATCGCCAACTGGCTGCAGCTGAAAGACTCGGTGTGGGCGCTCATTTTGCCCTATCTGCTGAATCCGTTCTATGCCTTCATTCTTGTCTCTTACTACCGGACGCTGCCGTATGAATTGAATGAAGCTGCGACTGTGGACGGCGCCAATGATCTCTATATTTTCTTTCGCATCATCTGGCCGATTTCGCTGCCTGTTATCGCCACGGTGAGCCTGTTTTACGCGCTGCAATATTGGAACGACTGGTACTTGTCATTGCTGTTTATCGACAATCACAAAATGCTGCCGCTGCAGATGATGATCCGCCAGCTTATGTCCAATTTGAATGTTATGGCTTATGTGAGCGGGAGCCAGACGCAGTACAACGTCGTCGTGCCGACCTATGGCATGCAGCTGGCGATCGTCTGCGTTACCATCGGCCCGATCGTGTTCGTCTATCCCTTCATCCAGCGCTTCTTTATAAAAGGTTTGACGCTTGGTTCGGTAAAAGGATAG
- a CDS encoding ABC transporter permease: MERRRRFGGSFVRELSRNRYLYLLALPGIAFLVVFAYMPMAGHLLAFQDYRLSDGIWGSEWVGFKNFEFFFNGKDWLRVTLNTVFLNALFLVTGLGSAVVLAIFLNEIRNRLFKRITQSFIFLPYFISWLVVSMMTLTLFSTSEGLINRALAALGYEGVDWYLTPGVWPYILTVISAWKIAGYNSIIFLAVITGISSEYYESARIEGASRMQQMLYITLPLMRPTVMILALLGIGRIFYGDFGMIYAIIGDNGILFPTTDVIDTYAFRALRQLGNFSMSAAVVVYQSCMGLVTILIFNAIARKVDADSRLF, translated from the coding sequence TTGGAGCGACGTAGAAGGTTCGGCGGGTCGTTTGTGCGCGAGCTGTCGCGGAACCGGTATTTGTACTTGCTGGCGCTGCCTGGCATTGCGTTTCTGGTCGTATTTGCTTATATGCCCATGGCCGGGCATCTGCTCGCCTTCCAGGATTACCGACTATCCGATGGAATATGGGGGAGCGAATGGGTCGGATTTAAAAACTTCGAGTTTTTCTTCAATGGGAAAGACTGGCTGCGGGTGACGCTGAATACCGTTTTCCTGAATGCACTGTTTCTCGTAACCGGTCTCGGCAGCGCGGTCGTGCTGGCTATCTTTCTGAACGAAATCCGTAACAGGCTGTTCAAGCGAATCACGCAATCGTTTATTTTTTTACCGTATTTCATTTCTTGGCTTGTCGTCAGCATGATGACGTTGACGCTATTCAGCACATCCGAGGGGCTGATTAACCGCGCGCTTGCCGCTCTTGGCTACGAAGGAGTGGACTGGTATTTGACGCCTGGCGTATGGCCGTATATCTTAACCGTCATTAGCGCCTGGAAGATTGCCGGCTATAATTCCATTATTTTTTTAGCCGTCATTACGGGCATCTCCTCGGAATATTACGAGAGCGCCCGAATAGAAGGCGCGAGCCGGATGCAGCAGATGCTCTACATAACGCTGCCGTTGATGCGGCCGACCGTGATGATATTGGCGCTGCTTGGCATTGGCCGTATTTTCTACGGCGATTTCGGCATGATTTACGCGATCATCGGAGATAACGGCATACTCTTTCCAACGACAGATGTCATCGATACGTATGCGTTTCGTGCGCTGAGGCAGCTGGGGAACTTCAGCATGTCCGCTGCCGTTGTCGTGTACCAGTCCTGCATGGGGCTTGTCACGATTCTGATCTTCAATGCGATCGCGCGCAAGGTGGACGCGGATTCAAGACTATTCTAA